One genomic region from Roseinatronobacter sp. S2 encodes:
- a CDS encoding RidA family protein produces MSTPITRLNPETMPDSTQSGYSQISIVEPGRMAYVSGQVATMPDGAPVPDDLVAQMRIVARHARSALDALGARPQDIVIARCFVTDLTAERLNMLMPPLIDAFEGAAPSLTGIGVTALAGAGLQVELELTVRLPD; encoded by the coding sequence ATGTCGACGCCGATCACCAGACTGAACCCCGAAACTATGCCGGACTCTACCCAGTCAGGCTACTCGCAAATCTCCATAGTGGAGCCGGGGCGCATGGCCTATGTGTCCGGTCAGGTGGCCACCATGCCGGACGGCGCGCCGGTGCCCGACGATCTGGTCGCGCAAATGCGGATCGTCGCGCGCCACGCGCGGTCCGCCCTCGACGCGCTTGGTGCGCGCCCGCAGGACATCGTCATTGCGCGGTGCTTTGTCACCGATCTGACGGCCGAGCGGCTGAACATGCTGATGCCGCCACTTATTGACGCCTTTGAGGGGGCCGCGCCATCGCTGACCGGAATCGGCGTCACAGCACTTGCCGGTGCAGGGTTGCAGGTGGAACTGGAACTCACAGTGCGCCTGCCGGATTAA
- a CDS encoding LysR family transcriptional regulator: MRSDFDIAAIQAFVAIVDEGSMAGAARRLGLTRSAMGKALARLEARLDVRLLNRTTRRITVTDEGLRFHESCTRILADLAEAEASVRREQDKPMGTLRLALPEAYGRLRVLPVVQDYLRTWPELKAEISFTDRVIDMTEEGYDLAVRIGDVASDPRLLTRVIDRFHTVICASPEYLSRYGTPDAPEDLADRARLSFGKRGTTIDWRLRTQAGRDITLPGSARFVFDSAEAIRDAAVAGLGIAYLPDFLVQPALTSGQLVRLLPDVITQQIAVHLVYPDRRHLPARSRAFIDLMVNRNKTG; this comes from the coding sequence GTGAGGAGTGATTTCGATATTGCCGCTATTCAGGCTTTTGTTGCCATCGTGGACGAAGGTTCAATGGCGGGTGCGGCGCGGCGCTTGGGGCTGACGCGTTCGGCCATGGGCAAAGCGCTGGCACGCCTCGAAGCACGCCTTGATGTGCGGCTTCTGAACCGCACGACACGGCGTATCACCGTGACGGATGAGGGCCTGCGCTTTCATGAAAGCTGCACCCGCATTCTGGCAGACCTTGCCGAGGCCGAGGCTTCAGTGCGACGCGAACAGGACAAGCCAATGGGCACCCTGCGCCTTGCGCTGCCCGAAGCCTATGGGCGGCTTCGGGTGCTTCCCGTTGTGCAGGACTATCTGCGCACATGGCCCGAACTGAAGGCCGAAATCAGCTTCACCGACCGTGTGATCGACATGACGGAAGAAGGCTATGACCTTGCCGTGCGCATCGGCGATGTTGCAAGCGATCCGCGATTGCTTACCCGTGTCATCGACCGCTTCCATACGGTTATCTGTGCTTCGCCAGAGTATCTGTCCAGATACGGCACCCCCGACGCGCCCGAAGATCTGGCAGACCGCGCGCGCCTGTCCTTTGGCAAACGCGGCACCACCATCGACTGGCGCCTGCGCACGCAAGCGGGGCGCGACATCACGCTGCCCGGCAGCGCGCGGTTTGTGTTCGACAGCGCAGAGGCGATCCGCGACGCGGCAGTGGCGGGGCTTGGTATCGCCTATCTGCCGGATTTTCTGGTGCAACCCGCACTGACATCCGGGCAGCTCGTCCGGCTGCTCCCGGATGTGATAACGCAGCAGATCGCGGTCCATCTGGTCTATCCCGACCGCCGCCACCTGCCCGCCCGAAGCCGCGCCTTTATTGACCTGATGGTCAACCGGAACAAAACAGGGTGA